A DNA window from Pseudodesulfovibrio thermohalotolerans contains the following coding sequences:
- a CDS encoding HDOD domain-containing protein, with product MAEESVPVKENTAVAPEIHEAAKKLLTRRFKFIRKPDDSLKRLARLGVERVAADMAAHPQRYREPEPEAPLPEVSPLDPLDILRKDHQLPALPQVFLELQQAIGSRSTSADDLAEIISRDPGLTAFLLRMVNSAFYSLPMQIDTISRAVTVVGVNQLSTLAVGTSVMSLFKDVPADVIDMEQFWKHSICCGLIARRLCRMSGKGDPERAFVSGLLHDIGQLILLQVEPERATAVHAHARAKDAVLFAEEKTLLGFDHATLGGMLLRKWNFPYVLVSAVLEHHHPKPGHKEAEPLLVHCAETLATGLGVGSSGEFFVQPPSPEAWASMNFTPEQMDEMVEDLDEELEEAFSILLDR from the coding sequence ATGGCAGAAGAAAGCGTTCCGGTGAAGGAAAACACGGCGGTTGCGCCGGAAATTCATGAAGCGGCGAAGAAATTGCTGACCAGGCGGTTCAAGTTCATCCGGAAACCGGACGACTCTTTGAAACGGCTGGCGCGGCTTGGCGTCGAGCGCGTGGCCGCGGATATGGCCGCCCACCCGCAACGCTACCGGGAGCCTGAGCCGGAAGCGCCCCTGCCCGAGGTCAGCCCGCTGGACCCCCTGGACATCCTGCGCAAGGATCACCAGCTCCCGGCCCTGCCCCAGGTATTCCTCGAATTGCAGCAGGCCATCGGCTCCCGGTCCACATCGGCCGACGACCTGGCCGAGATCATCAGCCGGGACCCCGGCCTGACCGCCTTCCTCCTGCGTATGGTCAACTCCGCCTTCTACTCCCTGCCCATGCAGATAGACACCATCTCGCGGGCCGTCACCGTGGTCGGCGTGAATCAGCTTTCCACCCTGGCCGTCGGCACTTCGGTCATGTCCCTGTTCAAGGACGTGCCCGCCGACGTCATCGACATGGAGCAATTCTGGAAACATTCCATCTGCTGCGGCCTTATCGCCCGGCGGCTGTGCCGCATGTCCGGCAAGGGCGACCCGGAACGGGCCTTTGTTTCCGGCCTGCTGCACGACATCGGCCAGCTTATTCTCCTTCAGGTGGAGCCGGAGAGGGCCACGGCCGTCCACGCCCATGCCCGTGCCAAGGACGCCGTGCTGTTCGCCGAGGAAAAGACTTTGCTCGGGTTCGACCACGCCACCCTGGGCGGAATGCTCCTGCGCAAGTGGAACTTCCCTTACGTCCTGGTCTCTGCGGTGCTTGAACACCATCATCCCAAGCCCGGGCACAAGGAAGCCGAGCCGCTTCTGGTGCACTGCGCCGAGACCCTCGCCACCGGCCTGGGCGTCGGCTCCAGCGGAGAGTTCTTTGTTCAGCCGCCGTCCCCGGAGGCGTGGGCCTCCATGAACTTCACGCCTGAACAGATGGACGAGATGGTCGAGGACCTGGACGAGGAATTGGAAGAGGCGTTCTCCATTCTTCTGGATAGGTAA
- the fabG gene encoding 3-oxoacyl-[acyl-carrier-protein] reductase, producing the protein MSDLPKVALVTGGSRGIGRTVSERLAADGFEVYLTYVSRPEAADEVVKSIEAAGGKARAFQLDSGDRDAVAAFFKDEIKGKVQLQALVNNAGITRDGLMMRMKDEDWDKVLQINLTGCFVFLREASKIMGKQRSGRIVNITSVVGQMGNAGQANYSAAKAGLIGLTKSAARELAGRNITVNAVAPGFIQTDMTAALPEKVIEAMLEQIPLKTLGQSEDIAAAVSFLAGPGAGYITGQVLGVNGGMYM; encoded by the coding sequence ATGAGCGATCTTCCCAAAGTAGCCCTGGTTACGGGCGGTTCCCGAGGCATCGGGCGCACCGTTTCCGAGCGGCTTGCCGCAGACGGATTCGAGGTCTATCTCACCTATGTCAGCCGCCCCGAGGCCGCCGACGAGGTCGTCAAGTCCATCGAAGCAGCGGGCGGAAAGGCCCGCGCCTTCCAGCTCGACTCCGGCGACCGCGATGCCGTGGCCGCATTCTTCAAGGACGAGATCAAGGGCAAGGTCCAACTCCAGGCCCTGGTCAACAACGCGGGCATCACCCGCGACGGCCTGATGATGCGCATGAAGGACGAGGACTGGGACAAGGTCCTCCAGATCAATCTCACCGGCTGCTTCGTCTTCCTTCGGGAGGCGTCCAAGATCATGGGCAAGCAGCGTTCGGGCCGCATTGTCAACATCACCTCCGTGGTCGGCCAGATGGGCAACGCCGGACAGGCCAACTACTCGGCCGCCAAGGCGGGCCTCATCGGGCTCACCAAGTCCGCCGCTCGCGAGCTGGCGGGCCGCAATATCACGGTCAACGCCGTGGCCCCCGGTTTCATTCAGACCGACATGACCGCGGCCCTGCCCGAAAAGGTGATTGAGGCCATGCTCGAACAAATTCCATTAAAAACCCTCGGGCAGTCCGAGGATATCGCAGCCGCCGTCTCCTTTCTGGCTGGCCCCGGAGCCGGGTACATCACCGGCCAGGTGCTGGGCGTGAACGGCGGCATGTACATGTAA
- a CDS encoding SHOCT domain-containing protein yields MEFLTSLGTWCSGPGFRFGEGPGGWFGSMSFLHGGIVQFLVLGLIIYILVRLFHKPAMPPESATPEEILKRRYASGEIDTSKFLAMKDKLRNG; encoded by the coding sequence ATGGAATTTTTGACTTCACTCGGAACCTGGTGTTCCGGCCCGGGATTCCGATTCGGCGAAGGGCCCGGCGGTTGGTTCGGCTCAATGAGCTTCCTCCACGGGGGTATAGTCCAATTCCTGGTGCTGGGGCTGATAATATATATCCTGGTGCGACTATTCCACAAACCCGCCATGCCTCCGGAATCCGCAACGCCGGAGGAAATCCTCAAACGCCGCTATGCTTCCGGCGAGATTGATACGAGCAAGTTTCTCGCCATGAAGGACAAACTGCGCAACGGCTAA
- the gltX gene encoding glutamate--tRNA ligase: MTKVVSRFAPSPTGFLHIGGARTALFSWLLARSMGGEFRLRIEDTDRERSTQEATDAIIDSMRWLGLEHDGEIVFQSARSERHNEVIDQLLASGHAYYCQCSKEDVDAMREKAMREGRKPKYDGTCREKGLTSGVVRLKTPQEGATGYKDMVKGFISVENSEMDDMILRRTDGTPTYNLAVVVDDHDMGVNHVLRGDDHVNNTPRQILIYRAMGWDVPEFGHVPMILGPDKKKLSKRHGALSVMEYEKMGYLPEAVTNYLARLGWSHGDQELFSMDEMIEFFSTDGLGNSPSVFDLTKFEWVNGQYMQKADPDRLAGMLCDFLAREVGEEEAKSVTREQFARIAPLLQPRAKSLLDMLEQAHPFIVDASFLPYDEKAVKKFLTDETKPLLAEIADRMEGLDEFTEQALEELHRQFIEEKDIKFKVVAQPIRVAITGKTQSPGLFETMIVLGKEQTLARIRRAVEL, translated from the coding sequence ATGACCAAAGTTGTTTCCCGTTTCGCGCCGAGCCCGACCGGGTTTCTGCATATCGGCGGTGCCCGCACCGCACTGTTTTCCTGGCTTCTTGCCCGGTCCATGGGCGGGGAGTTCCGTTTGCGCATCGAAGACACGGACCGTGAGCGGTCCACCCAGGAGGCCACGGACGCCATCATCGACTCCATGCGCTGGCTCGGGCTTGAGCACGACGGCGAGATAGTCTTTCAGTCCGCCCGTTCCGAGCGGCACAACGAGGTCATCGACCAGCTTCTGGCCTCGGGCCACGCCTATTACTGTCAGTGCAGCAAGGAGGACGTGGACGCCATGCGCGAGAAGGCCATGCGGGAAGGCCGCAAGCCCAAGTACGACGGCACCTGCCGTGAAAAAGGGCTGACCTCGGGCGTGGTCCGTCTCAAGACCCCGCAGGAGGGCGCCACCGGCTACAAGGATATGGTCAAGGGGTTCATCTCGGTGGAGAATTCCGAGATGGACGACATGATCCTGCGCCGTACGGACGGAACCCCCACCTACAACCTGGCCGTGGTGGTGGACGATCACGACATGGGCGTGAATCATGTGCTGCGCGGCGACGACCACGTGAACAACACCCCGCGACAGATCCTCATCTATCGCGCCATGGGGTGGGACGTGCCGGAATTCGGTCATGTGCCTATGATCCTCGGCCCGGACAAGAAAAAGCTTTCCAAGCGCCACGGCGCGCTGTCGGTCATGGAATACGAGAAGATGGGCTACCTGCCCGAGGCCGTGACCAACTACCTGGCCCGGCTGGGGTGGTCCCATGGCGATCAGGAGCTGTTTTCCATGGACGAGATGATCGAGTTTTTCTCCACCGACGGCCTGGGCAATTCCCCGTCGGTCTTTGACCTGACCAAGTTCGAATGGGTCAATGGCCAGTACATGCAGAAGGCCGACCCGGACCGTCTGGCCGGGATGCTCTGCGACTTCCTGGCCCGCGAGGTGGGCGAGGAAGAGGCCAAGTCCGTGACCCGCGAGCAGTTCGCCCGCATCGCGCCGCTGTTGCAGCCCCGGGCCAAGTCCCTGCTCGACATGCTGGAGCAGGCCCACCCGTTTATCGTGGACGCCTCGTTCCTGCCCTACGACGAGAAAGCGGTGAAGAAATTCCTGACCGATGAGACCAAACCCCTGCTCGCGGAGATCGCCGATCGCATGGAAGGCCTCGATGAGTTTACCGAACAGGCCCTGGAGGAACTGCACCGCCAGTTCATCGAGGAAAAGGACATCAAGTTCAAGGTCGTGGCTCAGCCCATCCGTGTGGCCATCACCGGCAAGACCCAGTCGCCCGGCCTGTTCGAGACCATGATCGTGCTCGGCAAGGAACAGACGCTGGCCCGAATCAGAAGGGCGGTCGAGCTGTAG
- a CDS encoding DUF177 domain-containing protein, whose product MVEYWLTISDIAAEGGNFTFDDQNFWRDAWRAFKLDIRPGRDLVAEYSVLPQSDDGALVRGTLNGAVMLACDRCAEHFEYGIDVNFDAFEQLPDGDEGEGDPRVRLDNGQLQLDMGAILWEEFALALPFKPLCGESCKGVCPGCGVNLNTGECACEREEGDERLAVFRNLKIK is encoded by the coding sequence ATGGTTGAATACTGGCTGACTATCAGCGACATTGCCGCGGAGGGCGGGAACTTCACCTTCGACGACCAGAATTTCTGGCGCGATGCGTGGCGTGCGTTTAAATTGGACATCCGTCCGGGCCGCGACCTTGTGGCCGAGTATTCCGTTTTGCCCCAGTCCGACGACGGGGCGCTGGTACGCGGTACTCTCAATGGTGCCGTCATGCTGGCCTGCGACCGTTGCGCCGAACATTTCGAATACGGAATCGACGTGAACTTCGATGCCTTCGAGCAGTTGCCCGATGGCGACGAGGGTGAAGGCGATCCCCGGGTGCGCCTGGATAATGGTCAGCTTCAGCTCGACATGGGCGCGATCCTCTGGGAGGAATTCGCCCTGGCCCTGCCGTTCAAACCCCTGTGCGGGGAGTCCTGCAAGGGCGTCTGTCCCGGATGCGGCGTCAACCTCAATACCGGCGAGTGCGCTTGCGAGCGGGAAGAGGGTGACGAAAGGCTTGCGGTTTTCCGCAACTTGAAGATAAAGTAA
- a CDS encoding beta-ketoacyl-ACP synthase III has protein sequence MINSILRGFGLYAPEKVLTNADLEKIVDTTDEWITSRTGIKQRHLAAEGEATSDMAYEASKKALAEAGIDPSELTHIVCATFTPDSMIPSAACRLQEKFGIIGQMCLDVQAACSGFLYALQTARGYLCLEPDAKILVVASEILSRRMNWEDRSTCVLFGDASGAAVMTAGQPGDGPEVLDIKLAADGSLGDLLTVNGGGSAYSYKLGEAIGPEYFVEFQGREVFKHAVRSMTEISEAILERNGLSKADVDVLLPHQANYRIIDAVGRRFNIPEERVFSNIHKYGNTSAAAIPVALAEAVHTGFIKPGNLVLIPAFGGGFTWGAALIRF, from the coding sequence ATGATCAATTCCATCCTTCGCGGCTTTGGCCTGTACGCCCCTGAAAAGGTTTTGACCAACGCCGATCTTGAAAAAATAGTCGACACCACGGACGAGTGGATCACCTCTCGCACCGGGATCAAGCAAAGGCACCTCGCCGCCGAGGGTGAGGCCACGTCCGACATGGCCTACGAAGCCTCCAAGAAGGCGCTGGCCGAGGCGGGCATCGATCCCTCCGAACTGACGCACATCGTCTGCGCCACCTTCACCCCGGACTCCATGATTCCGTCCGCCGCCTGCCGACTGCAGGAGAAGTTCGGGATCATCGGGCAGATGTGCCTGGACGTCCAGGCGGCGTGCTCCGGCTTCCTCTACGCCTTGCAGACCGCGCGCGGCTATCTTTGCCTGGAACCCGACGCCAAGATTCTGGTCGTCGCCAGCGAGATTCTCTCCCGGCGCATGAACTGGGAGGACAGGTCCACCTGCGTCCTGTTCGGCGACGCTTCGGGCGCGGCGGTGATGACCGCCGGACAGCCCGGCGACGGTCCCGAGGTGCTGGACATCAAGCTCGCGGCTGACGGATCGCTGGGCGACCTGCTCACGGTCAACGGCGGCGGCTCCGCTTACTCCTACAAGCTGGGCGAGGCCATCGGGCCCGAGTATTTCGTCGAGTTTCAGGGACGCGAGGTCTTCAAGCACGCCGTGCGCAGCATGACCGAGATTTCCGAGGCCATCCTCGAACGCAACGGACTGAGCAAGGCCGACGTGGACGTGCTCCTTCCGCACCAGGCGAACTACCGCATCATCGACGCGGTCGGCCGCCGGTTCAATATCCCCGAGGAACGCGTCTTTTCCAATATCCACAAGTATGGAAACACCTCTGCGGCGGCCATCCCCGTGGCCCTGGCCGAGGCCGTGCACACCGGGTTCATCAAGCCCGGAAATCTGGTCCTCATCCCCGCCTTCGGCGGCGGGTTCACCTGGGGCGCGGCCCTGATCCGGTTCTAG
- the plsX gene encoding phosphate acyltransferase PlsX, translated as MPSSVGIPAPRIAVDAMGGDFGPGVVVPAAVAAAREGIAVVLVGDGERVRAELGKLDTKGLDIDVVHASQVVEMDDKPADALRRKKDSSIQVACRLVKEGKAHGVVSAGHSGATVACGMFILGRIPGVQRPALAGIMPTEKNPVVLIDVGANVDSKPQHLLQFGLMADVLARHVLGVKDPSVGILSIGEEEGKGNAVVRDAFDLLKRSQMRFIGNVEGRDIFTGEVDVVVCDGFVGNVALKLSEGLARSLSRILKDELKSSWLSMLGTLLSFGAFKRFKKLVDYAEYGGAPLLGLRDIVIVAHGKSNELAITNCIRMAATSVRNNVHGHLADGLAAHKDLAAKPDRNAA; from the coding sequence ATGCCTAGCAGCGTGGGAATCCCGGCGCCGCGCATTGCCGTGGACGCCATGGGGGGAGATTTCGGGCCCGGCGTTGTCGTGCCCGCTGCGGTGGCCGCCGCGCGCGAGGGTATTGCCGTCGTGCTTGTCGGAGACGGCGAGCGCGTCCGAGCCGAGCTCGGCAAGCTCGATACCAAGGGGCTGGACATAGACGTTGTCCACGCCTCCCAGGTGGTCGAGATGGATGACAAGCCCGCCGACGCGCTCAGGCGCAAAAAGGATTCTTCCATCCAGGTGGCCTGCCGCCTGGTCAAGGAAGGAAAGGCTCACGGCGTGGTCTCGGCCGGACATTCCGGCGCCACCGTGGCCTGCGGCATGTTCATCCTGGGGCGTATTCCGGGCGTGCAGCGTCCTGCCTTGGCCGGTATCATGCCCACTGAGAAGAACCCCGTGGTGCTCATCGACGTTGGCGCCAACGTCGACTCCAAGCCCCAGCATCTCCTCCAGTTCGGCCTTATGGCCGACGTCCTGGCCCGGCACGTCCTGGGCGTCAAGGACCCGTCCGTGGGCATTTTGTCCATCGGCGAGGAGGAGGGCAAGGGCAATGCCGTCGTGCGCGATGCCTTCGACCTGCTCAAGCGTTCGCAGATGCGGTTCATCGGCAACGTCGAGGGGCGCGATATCTTCACCGGCGAGGTGGATGTCGTGGTTTGCGACGGCTTTGTCGGCAACGTCGCTCTGAAGCTTTCCGAGGGACTGGCCCGCTCCTTGAGCCGAATTCTCAAGGACGAGCTTAAGTCGAGCTGGCTGTCCATGCTCGGCACGCTGCTTTCCTTCGGCGCCTTCAAGAGGTTTAAGAAGCTTGTCGATTACGCCGAATACGGCGGAGCCCCCCTGCTCGGCCTGCGTGACATCGTCATCGTCGCGCATGGCAAGTCCAATGAGTTGGCCATAACCAACTGCATTCGCATGGCCGCCACCAGCGTGCGCAACAATGTGCATGGCCATCTGGCGGACGGCCTGGCCGCCCACAAGGATTTGGCGGCCAAGCCCGACAGAAACGCTGCCTGA
- the fabF gene encoding beta-ketoacyl-ACP synthase II, producing MNRVVVTSVAAVTPLGNDVETSWQNLLAGKSGIGQITKFDTSDYATTIAGEVKDFDPTEFIGKKDSRRMETFTQYAVASAAMLLKNAGWTIPESERDRVGTIIGVGLGGLETIENSHERLLKRGPKKISPFFIPILIANMAAGQVSIETGAMGPNICTTTACASGTHGIGTAYTDIVMGRVDAMICGGAESTISPLAVAGFNSMRALSVRNDEPELASRPFDKDRTGFVMGEGCGLLLLESLEHAQARGANILAEVVGYGASGDAYHMTAPPEDGASMAYAMAAALREAKVDPSKVDHINAHGTSTYLNDLCETRAIKKVFGDHAYNINICANKSQIGHLLGAAGGVEAVFSVKTLSEGIIPGTLNRENPDPECDLDVCADGPREKQVEYALSNSFGFGGTNACVLFKRFAG from the coding sequence ATGAACAGGGTAGTTGTAACCAGTGTTGCCGCCGTCACGCCTCTTGGCAATGACGTCGAGACAAGCTGGCAGAACCTCCTGGCCGGAAAATCCGGCATCGGACAGATCACCAAGTTCGACACTTCGGACTACGCAACGACCATCGCGGGCGAGGTCAAGGATTTCGATCCGACCGAATTTATCGGCAAGAAAGACTCCCGCCGCATGGAGACGTTCACCCAGTACGCGGTGGCTTCCGCCGCCATGCTCCTCAAGAACGCAGGCTGGACCATCCCCGAGTCCGAGCGTGATCGTGTGGGCACCATCATCGGCGTTGGCCTGGGCGGCCTCGAAACCATCGAGAATTCTCACGAGCGGCTGCTCAAGCGCGGCCCCAAGAAGATTTCGCCGTTCTTCATTCCCATTCTCATCGCCAACATGGCCGCTGGCCAGGTTTCCATCGAGACCGGCGCAATGGGACCGAACATCTGCACCACCACGGCTTGCGCCTCCGGCACCCACGGCATCGGGACGGCCTACACCGACATCGTGATGGGCCGCGTCGACGCCATGATTTGCGGCGGCGCCGAGTCGACCATCTCGCCCCTGGCAGTGGCCGGGTTCAACTCCATGAGGGCTCTTTCCGTGCGCAACGACGAGCCTGAATTGGCTTCCCGTCCCTTTGACAAGGACCGTACCGGTTTTGTCATGGGCGAAGGCTGCGGCCTGCTGCTCCTGGAGTCCCTTGAGCACGCCCAGGCGCGCGGCGCGAACATCCTCGCCGAAGTCGTCGGTTACGGGGCGTCGGGCGACGCCTATCATATGACCGCGCCGCCCGAGGACGGAGCCAGCATGGCCTACGCCATGGCCGCCGCCCTTCGCGAGGCCAAGGTCGATCCTTCGAAAGTCGACCACATCAATGCTCACGGCACGTCCACCTATCTGAACGACCTCTGCGAAACGAGGGCCATCAAGAAGGTGTTTGGCGATCATGCCTACAACATCAACATCTGCGCCAACAAGTCCCAGATCGGGCATTTGCTCGGCGCGGCGGGCGGCGTGGAGGCGGTTTTCTCCGTCAAGACCCTGTCCGAGGGTATCATCCCCGGTACCCTGAATCGCGAAAACCCCGACCCTGAATGCGACCTCGACGTCTGCGCCGACGGTCCCCGGGAGAAGCAGGTCGAATACGCCCTGTCCAACTCCTTCGGTTTCGGCGGGACCAACGCCTGCGTACTGTTCAAGCGGTTCGCCGGGTAA
- the rpmB gene encoding 50S ribosomal protein L28, producing MSQVCDICGKGPQTGNNVSHSHIKTKRRFMPNLQKVRHQLESGQVVSIKACTRCIRNGAVVKPVASKKPEA from the coding sequence ATGTCTCAGGTTTGCGATATTTGTGGAAAGGGTCCCCAGACCGGCAACAATGTCAGCCATTCCCACATCAAGACCAAGCGCCGCTTCATGCCCAACCTGCAGAAGGTTCGTCATCAGCTGGAGTCCGGCCAGGTCGTCAGCATCAAGGCCTGCACCCGCTGCATCCGCAATGGCGCAGTGGTCAAGCCCGTGGCTAGCAAGAAGCCCGAAGCCTAA
- a CDS encoding NifU family protein codes for MREKVEDVLDKIRPMLQGDGGDVELVDITDSGIVKVRLTGACKGCPMSQMTLKNGIERILLKEIPEVKGVEAV; via the coding sequence ATGCGTGAAAAAGTTGAGGACGTGCTGGACAAGATCCGGCCCATGCTGCAGGGCGACGGCGGCGATGTGGAGCTGGTGGATATCACCGACTCCGGTATCGTCAAGGTCCGCCTGACAGGAGCCTGCAAAGGCTGCCCCATGTCCCAGATGACCCTCAAGAACGGCATCGAACGGATTCTTCTCAAGGAAATCCCCGAAGTAAAGGGCGTCGAAGCCGTATAG
- the glyA gene encoding serine hydroxymethyltransferase, which produces MEELFIQDPAIASAIADEIDRQVSKLELIASENFVSTAVRQAQGSVMTHKYAEGYPGKRWYGGCEFVDEVEDLARERAKELFGATYANVQPHSGSQANMAVYFAACKPGDTVLGMDLSHGGHLTHGSPVNFSGKLFNMVHYGVDKETQTIDYDAVEALAKEHRPAMIIAGASAYPRIIDFARFRAIADEVGAKLMVDMAHIAGLIAAGEHPSCIEYAHYTTTTTHKTLRGPRGGMILSTDDLEQELNSNIFPGIQGGPLMHVIAAKAVAFGEALSPGFVEYQQQVVRNAKQLAAALTEAGYKLVSGGTDNHMMLLDLSDKDYTGKDAQIALDKAGITANKNTIPFETKSPFQTSGVRLGTPALTTRGMIEEDMIVVGEAIVAALENMNDDKALGEIAKEVEEFAREFPLFAW; this is translated from the coding sequence ATGGAAGAGCTGTTTATCCAAGACCCGGCGATTGCCTCCGCCATTGCCGACGAGATTGACCGTCAGGTCTCCAAGCTGGAACTCATCGCCAGCGAAAACTTTGTCTCCACCGCCGTCCGCCAGGCTCAGGGGTCTGTCATGACCCACAAGTACGCCGAAGGCTACCCGGGCAAGCGGTGGTACGGCGGCTGCGAGTTCGTGGACGAAGTCGAGGATCTGGCCCGCGAGCGCGCCAAGGAGCTGTTCGGCGCGACCTATGCCAACGTCCAGCCGCACTCCGGCTCCCAGGCCAACATGGCCGTCTACTTCGCCGCCTGCAAGCCCGGCGACACCGTCCTCGGCATGGACCTGTCCCACGGCGGCCACCTGACCCACGGTTCCCCGGTCAACTTCTCGGGCAAGCTCTTCAACATGGTTCATTACGGTGTGGACAAGGAGACCCAGACCATCGACTACGACGCGGTGGAGGCTCTTGCCAAGGAACACCGGCCCGCCATGATTATCGCCGGTGCGTCCGCCTACCCGCGCATCATCGATTTCGCCCGCTTCCGCGCCATCGCCGATGAAGTCGGCGCCAAGCTGATGGTCGACATGGCCCACATCGCGGGCCTCATCGCTGCCGGTGAGCATCCGTCCTGCATCGAATACGCTCACTACACCACCACCACGACCCACAAGACCCTGCGCGGACCTCGCGGCGGCATGATCCTCAGCACCGACGATCTGGAGCAGGAGCTCAACTCCAACATCTTCCCCGGCATCCAGGGCGGCCCGCTGATGCATGTTATCGCGGCCAAGGCCGTGGCCTTCGGCGAGGCCCTGTCTCCCGGTTTCGTCGAGTACCAGCAGCAGGTCGTCCGCAACGCCAAGCAGTTGGCCGCCGCTCTGACCGAGGCCGGCTACAAGCTCGTTTCCGGCGGCACCGACAACCACATGATGCTCCTTGACCTGTCCGACAAGGACTACACCGGCAAGGACGCCCAGATCGCTCTGGACAAGGCTGGCATCACCGCCAACAAGAACACCATCCCGTTCGAGACCAAGTCTCCCTTCCAGACCTCCGGCGTTCGTCTGGGCACCCCGGCCCTGACCACCCGAGGCATGATCGAAGAGGACATGATCGTGGTCGGCGAAGCTATTGTTGCCGCTCTCGAAAACATGAACGACGACAAGGCCCTGGGCGAAATCGCCAAGGAAGTCGAGGAGTTCGCCCGCGAATTCCCGCTCTTCGCCTGGTAG
- a CDS encoding acyl carrier protein, with protein MSNVAAKVKEIIVDQLGVSEDEVVETAAFVEDLGADSLDLTELIMAMEEEFDLEIDDEVAQKILKVGDAISHIEKAL; from the coding sequence ATGTCCAACGTAGCAGCGAAAGTGAAAGAGATCATCGTGGATCAGCTTGGCGTGTCCGAAGACGAAGTCGTCGAGACTGCCGCTTTTGTCGAAGACCTGGGTGCCGATTCCCTGGACCTGACCGAACTGATCATGGCCATGGAAGAGGAGTTCGACCTGGAGATCGACGACGAAGTCGCTCAGAAGATTCTCAAGGTCGGCGACGCCATCTCTCACATCGAGAAGGCCCTTTAA
- a CDS encoding dienelactone hydrolase family protein has product MKNLLFILAMLLIPQTVLALDGNPAEYQVAGQTFEGYYVSPAADAPLVFLVHDWDGLTDYEIKRAGMLADLGYAVFAVDLFGKGIRPESTDARRKLTGELYADRQAMRARLMGGLNKAAELGANLSNTVAMGYCFGGTAVLELARSGAALKAFVPFHGGLATPKGQDYTAAKGFILVFHGTADQSVPMSQFAGLAEELESAGVPHEMTTYSGAPHAFTVFGSDRYRKSADEKSWARFTEFLKQTLK; this is encoded by the coding sequence ATGAAGAATCTGCTCTTCATCCTGGCGATGTTGTTGATCCCCCAAACCGTGCTGGCCCTGGACGGAAACCCTGCGGAGTACCAGGTCGCTGGCCAAACGTTCGAGGGATACTACGTCAGTCCGGCGGCCGATGCGCCGCTGGTCTTCCTGGTCCACGACTGGGACGGACTGACCGACTATGAGATCAAACGGGCCGGTATGCTCGCGGACCTGGGCTACGCCGTGTTCGCCGTGGACCTCTTCGGCAAGGGCATACGCCCGGAAAGCACCGACGCGCGCAGAAAGCTTACCGGCGAGTTGTACGCCGACCGCCAGGCCATGCGCGCGCGACTCATGGGAGGCCTGAACAAGGCCGCCGAGCTTGGTGCCAACCTGTCCAACACCGTGGCCATGGGCTACTGCTTCGGCGGCACGGCGGTTCTTGAACTGGCCCGGTCCGGCGCGGCGCTCAAGGCATTCGTGCCCTTCCACGGCGGACTGGCCACGCCAAAGGGACAGGACTACACGGCCGCCAAGGGCTTTATCCTGGTTTTCCACGGCACGGCGGACCAGTCAGTGCCCATGAGCCAGTTCGCGGGCCTGGCCGAAGAACTCGAATCCGCAGGCGTCCCGCACGAAATGACCACCTACAGCGGCGCGCCCCACGCCTTCACCGTGTTCGGCTCCGACCGTTACCGCAAGAGCGCCGACGAAAAGTCTTGGGCGCGGTTCACCGAATTCCTGAAGCAGACCCTCAAATAG
- the rpmF gene encoding 50S ribosomal protein L32 translates to MAVPKKKTSKSRKGMRRAHDKVAAPNVIYCECGEPTLPHRACSVCGSYKGRQVIDGEDA, encoded by the coding sequence ATGGCTGTCCCCAAGAAGAAAACGTCCAAGTCCCGCAAGGGTATGCGCCGCGCTCACGATAAGGTTGCCGCTCCCAACGTCATTTACTGCGAGTGCGGTGAGCCCACTCTGCCTCATCGCGCCTGCTCTGTCTGCGGCTCCTACAAGGGCCGTCAGGTCATTGACGGCGAAGATGCCTAG